A section of the Chryseobacterium ginsenosidimutans genome encodes:
- a CDS encoding SDR family NAD(P)-dependent oxidoreductase → MKKTIFITGASRGLGKIWTEAFLKRGDNVVATVRNIDSLNDLADQYPQNLLVLTLDVTDKKASFEAVSKAKSYFGAIDVLINNAGYGHFGAVEELEEQEIRAQFETNVFGLIWLTQAVIPIMREQKSGHIIQVSSALGVVAFPTLGIYSASKFAIEGLSESLASEVAAFGIKVTLLEPNGYETDFGGASAIQSNPLEQYDVVKKALHEGNKPEDNGVPSATVTAVLKLVDAENPPLRLILGKAGIEWIKHAYSERMKTWDEWQDVSVAAHGK, encoded by the coding sequence ATGAAAAAAACAATTTTTATAACAGGTGCTTCCCGCGGCTTAGGAAAAATATGGACGGAGGCTTTTCTTAAGCGTGGTGACAATGTTGTGGCAACAGTAAGAAATATAGACTCATTAAATGATTTAGCAGATCAGTATCCTCAGAATTTATTGGTTTTAACCTTAGATGTAACCGATAAAAAAGCATCTTTTGAAGCAGTTTCGAAAGCGAAAAGCTATTTTGGAGCTATTGATGTATTAATAAATAACGCAGGTTACGGACATTTTGGTGCCGTTGAAGAACTGGAAGAACAGGAAATCCGTGCACAGTTTGAAACCAATGTATTTGGCTTAATTTGGCTTACGCAAGCTGTTATTCCTATAATGCGTGAACAGAAATCAGGTCATATTATTCAGGTGTCAAGTGCATTGGGTGTCGTAGCGTTTCCTACGTTAGGAATTTACAGTGCTTCCAAATTTGCTATTGAAGGTTTAAGTGAATCTCTAGCTTCAGAAGTAGCAGCTTTTGGAATCAAAGTAACACTTTTAGAACCAAACGGTTATGAGACAGATTTTGGAGGCGCTTCCGCCATACAAAGCAACCCGCTGGAGCAGTATGATGTCGTAAAAAAGGCTCTTCATGAGGGCAATAAACCAGAAGACAATGGAGTTCCTTCTGCCACGGTAACAGCTGTTTTGAAATTGGTAGATGCAGAAAATCCGCCTTTGCGGTTAATTTTGGGAAAAGCCGGAATTGAATGGATAAAACATGCTTACAGCGAGCGTATGAAAACATGGGACGAGTGGCAGGATGTTTCTGTAGCAGCACACGGAAAATAA
- a CDS encoding VIT1/CCC1 transporter family protein: MHHQLEKHYVNRVGWLRAAVLGANDGLLSTTSIVIGVAAATPDRNTIILAALAGMIAGAMSMAAGEYVSVSSQEDTEKADLLREKRELEEMPEIELKELAKIYERRGVSKETALQVATELTEHDALAAHAHDELGINEITQAKPFQAAIASFGSFALGALLPFAVSMLAPIKQMVYFQYGFSIIFLMILGAISAKTGGSKTGIAVLRICFWGTVAMGVTALIGHLFGVNVN, translated from the coding sequence ATGCATCATCAATTAGAAAAGCACTATGTGAACAGAGTTGGATGGCTTCGTGCTGCGGTTTTGGGTGCGAACGACGGATTATTGTCAACCACAAGTATTGTAATTGGTGTTGCTGCGGCGACACCCGATAGAAATACCATCATTCTCGCCGCTTTGGCAGGAATGATTGCAGGTGCGATGTCTATGGCTGCAGGAGAATATGTTTCGGTAAGCTCACAGGAAGACACGGAAAAAGCTGATCTTCTGCGGGAAAAAAGAGAACTTGAAGAAATGCCCGAAATAGAGTTAAAAGAACTGGCAAAAATCTATGAAAGACGTGGTGTAAGTAAAGAAACTGCTTTACAGGTTGCAACCGAACTTACAGAACATGATGCTTTGGCCGCGCACGCACACGATGAGTTGGGAATCAATGAAATCACTCAGGCAAAGCCTTTTCAGGCGGCAATTGCTTCATTTGGTTCGTTTGCTTTGGGTGCTTTATTACCTTTTGCAGTTTCAATGTTAGCCCCGATTAAACAAATGGTTTATTTTCAGTACGGATTTTCTATTATTTTCCTAATGATTCTGGGAGCAATTTCTGCAAAAACAGGAGGCTCAAAAACCGGAATTGCTGTTTTAAGAATATGTTTCTGGGGAACAGTCGCAATGGGAGTAACCGCTTTAATAGGACATTTGTTTGGAGTAAACGTAAATTAA
- the mnmE gene encoding tRNA uridine-5-carboxymethylaminomethyl(34) synthesis GTPase MnmE, protein MNNDTICALATANGVGALGIIRVSGNEALSVVQKSFPAKNLEKQKSHTIHYGYFVDGEETIDEVMLSIFLAPKSFTTENSVEIAFHGSPHIGKRILETLMKNGARMAKAGEFTLRAFINGRIDLSQAEAIADIIASENEASRKVAINQLKGGITNEISFLRTDLLNFVSLIELELDFAEEDVEFADRSALNQLLDKIELKLNSLIESFQYGNAIKNGTAVAIIGKPNAGKSTLLNALLKEERAIVSNIAGTTRDTIEEILHIKGHAFRLIDTAGLRDTVDEIEAIGVKKAREKVENANILVYLADAATEDFSDDIDMIKSLLRDDLKLIICATKIDEVIPTQYEKVEDVFRNEISREFDFIKISAVENQNIQDLKNELSSYVEQLKSAEDNVVITNQRHFEALQKSLDAVNKVKEAVAFQISTELLAYELRNALEYLGEISGEVTNDEVLGNIFSKFCIGK, encoded by the coding sequence ATGAATAACGATACCATTTGTGCGTTGGCTACTGCCAATGGAGTAGGTGCTTTAGGAATTATCAGAGTTTCGGGTAACGAAGCTTTATCTGTCGTTCAAAAATCTTTTCCAGCCAAAAATCTGGAAAAGCAGAAGTCTCATACTATTCATTACGGATATTTTGTGGATGGAGAAGAGACAATTGATGAGGTGATGCTTTCAATTTTTCTGGCTCCAAAAAGTTTTACTACAGAAAACTCTGTGGAAATAGCTTTTCACGGTTCACCACATATCGGGAAACGTATTCTTGAAACCTTGATGAAAAACGGAGCGCGAATGGCCAAAGCCGGAGAATTTACACTTCGTGCTTTCATCAATGGAAGAATTGATCTTTCTCAGGCTGAGGCGATTGCAGATATAATTGCATCTGAGAATGAAGCTTCACGAAAAGTTGCCATTAATCAGCTAAAAGGTGGAATTACCAATGAAATTTCATTTTTAAGAACAGATTTGTTGAATTTTGTTTCACTAATTGAATTGGAACTAGATTTTGCAGAAGAAGATGTAGAATTTGCAGACAGAAGTGCTTTAAATCAATTACTTGATAAAATTGAATTAAAATTAAATTCCCTTATTGAGAGCTTTCAATATGGGAATGCTATCAAAAATGGAACGGCTGTTGCCATTATCGGAAAGCCCAATGCCGGAAAGTCTACTTTACTGAATGCCTTGTTAAAAGAAGAAAGAGCAATTGTCAGCAATATTGCTGGTACAACCAGAGATACAATCGAAGAAATTCTACATATTAAAGGTCACGCTTTTAGATTAATCGACACTGCAGGATTGCGTGATACAGTAGATGAAATTGAAGCGATCGGCGTAAAAAAGGCTAGAGAAAAAGTTGAAAATGCCAATATTCTTGTCTATCTCGCTGATGCTGCAACAGAAGATTTTTCAGATGATATTGATATGATAAAATCTTTATTGAGAGATGATTTGAAGTTGATTATCTGCGCAACGAAAATCGATGAAGTAATCCCGACTCAATATGAAAAAGTGGAAGATGTTTTTAGAAACGAAATTTCCAGAGAGTTTGATTTTATTAAAATATCAGCTGTTGAAAACCAAAATATTCAGGATCTTAAGAATGAACTCTCTTCTTATGTTGAACAGCTAAAATCTGCAGAAGATAATGTAGTCATCACAAACCAACGTCATTTTGAGGCCTTGCAAAAATCCTTGGATGCGGTGAATAAAGTAAAAGAGGCTGTCGCTTTTCAAATTTCGACCGAATTGTTGGCCTATGAGCTAAGAAATGCTTTGGAATATCTAGGTGAAATATCTGGTGAGGTAACAAACGATGAGGTGCTCGGGAATATTTTTTCTAAGTTTTGTATCGGAAAGTAA
- a CDS encoding transporter, with the protein MKKNYNLFIMFMCGILLPLKGFGQEKSQRQFSLFHPVPRAELREMETDRPDVTESPYTVDAGHFQYETDLVRVISEKSELQKTNTLLINQMNLKIGITNSTAVQIGFQTYGRQTETELDSGTKTRTDGHGDLTLRIKQNLVGNDKGNFVIALLPYVKFPTSKYEDSRLEGGLIVPMLYKLPGEWNLGFQVEVDRLKNQDQSAMHTEFLQTLTLSHSIVKGLEGMVETYYTYDFKAHQFSNYINAALQMDLAKDFKLDAGINLGLQHTAGKHYFIGASFRL; encoded by the coding sequence ATGAAAAAAAATTATAACCTTTTTATAATGTTCATGTGTGGCATATTACTTCCTTTAAAGGGATTCGGCCAGGAAAAATCACAGAGGCAATTTTCATTATTTCATCCTGTACCGCGTGCTGAACTGAGGGAAATGGAGACCGACCGTCCCGACGTCACTGAATCTCCTTATACTGTAGATGCGGGACATTTTCAGTATGAGACAGACTTAGTAAGGGTTATAAGCGAAAAAAGTGAATTGCAGAAGACTAATACCTTGCTGATCAATCAGATGAACCTTAAAATTGGAATTACCAATTCTACTGCTGTACAAATTGGCTTCCAGACCTATGGCAGACAGACTGAAACAGAATTGGATTCAGGTACGAAAACCAGAACGGATGGTCATGGCGATCTGACACTCAGAATCAAACAAAATTTAGTAGGGAACGACAAAGGGAATTTTGTAATTGCATTGTTGCCATATGTCAAATTTCCCACATCAAAATATGAAGATAGTCGTTTGGAAGGCGGGCTGATTGTACCAATGCTATACAAACTTCCTGGTGAGTGGAATCTTGGGTTTCAGGTTGAAGTGGACAGGTTAAAGAATCAGGATCAGTCAGCCATGCATACTGAATTTTTACAGACTCTTACTCTTAGCCACTCCATTGTAAAAGGTCTCGAAGGGATGGTAGAAACTTACTATACCTATGATTTCAAGGCGCATCAATTTTCAAATTACATCAATGCGGCACTGCAGATGGATTTGGCAAAAGACTTTAAACTGGATGCAGGAATTAACTTAGGTTTACAGCATACAGCGGGAAAGCATTATTTTATCGGTGCTTCTTTCCGACTTTAA
- a CDS encoding Crp/Fnr family transcriptional regulator, producing MKQLLKQNIASHIVLSEDETEDFCQLFQQKNIKKKSFLLHAGEICRFEGFVTKGLFRVYHIDKDGFEQILYFATENWWITDIDSFTNEIPSQLFIEALEDSEVLLISKKDKEFAYADLPKIEKLFRVMTQKTHAALQRRMIDNLSKTAEQRYLEFSEKYPLLIQRLSNIQIAAYLGITNVFLSNIRKKITSRK from the coding sequence ATGAAACAACTTCTCAAACAAAATATCGCTAGCCACATTGTTCTTTCTGAAGATGAAACAGAAGATTTTTGTCAGCTTTTTCAACAAAAAAATATTAAAAAAAAGAGCTTTCTGTTGCATGCAGGTGAAATTTGCAGGTTTGAAGGATTTGTAACAAAAGGGCTTTTCAGAGTATATCATATCGACAAAGATGGCTTTGAGCAAATCCTGTATTTTGCCACTGAAAACTGGTGGATTACTGATATTGACAGCTTTACCAATGAAATACCATCGCAGCTTTTTATAGAAGCTCTGGAAGACAGTGAAGTACTTTTAATTTCAAAAAAAGATAAAGAATTTGCGTATGCAGATTTACCGAAAATAGAAAAATTATTTAGGGTGATGACCCAAAAAACACACGCTGCCCTTCAAAGAAGAATGATTGATAATCTGAGCAAAACTGCCGAGCAGCGATATCTCGAATTCTCAGAAAAATATCCGCTACTTATCCAGCGACTTTCTAATATACAAATTGCTGCTTATCTGGGTATTACCAATGTATTCCTTAGTAATATCAGAAAAAAAATAACGTCCAGGAAATAA
- a CDS encoding aminopeptidase P family protein: protein MTSKEKVAALREEMLKNNVDAFIVYSADPHMSEYLPQEWQERSWLSGFLGSAGFVVVTKDKAGLWTDGRYFTQAPIELAGSGIDLFKDGMEGTPNYIDWIISEIPENGKVAVNAVATSHANWELLTQKLNSKNITLVDSPLLKEVWKDRGTPSKNPIFVHPVERAGKSVVDKIAAIRQKMVELESTVHIISSLDDVAWTLNLRGSDVESNPVFLGYIVITKNDAKLFTDLEKLEVEARKQMDEAWVKMMPYEEFYNCLKEFKNEKVLVSPNSNQSIFEALKDNNQFIKAPVPGNLMKAQKNETELEGFRKVMVRDGVAMVKFLYWLTHNAGKETMNEYSIGEKLRGFRAEGENFVGESFGSIVGYKDNGAIMHYSAKSEGSKEVTNDASILIDSGGQYLEGTTDITRTLALGAVSDEFKRNSTLVLQGLIRLSMVKFPKGTRGVQLDAIARLPLWMEGKDYNHGTGHGVGSFMNVHEGPQNIRKDMNPQELLVGMVCSNEPGYYLEGEYGIRHENLIAVKESETTIHGTFYEFETLTFCPFFKDTIAKEILSEGEISWLNSYHKACEEKIGPYLEGEVKEWFSELVSPI from the coding sequence ATGACTTCAAAGGAAAAAGTAGCTGCGCTTCGTGAAGAGATGCTGAAAAATAATGTTGATGCATTTATAGTATATTCCGCAGATCCTCATATGAGTGAATATCTGCCGCAGGAATGGCAGGAAAGATCTTGGCTGTCGGGGTTTTTAGGTTCAGCTGGTTTTGTGGTGGTAACAAAAGATAAAGCAGGGCTTTGGACGGACGGAAGATATTTTACGCAGGCTCCAATCGAATTGGCAGGCTCAGGGATTGATCTTTTCAAAGACGGGATGGAAGGAACTCCCAACTATATCGACTGGATTATTTCTGAAATTCCGGAAAACGGAAAGGTAGCAGTAAATGCTGTTGCAACTTCTCATGCCAACTGGGAACTTTTGACTCAAAAATTAAATTCAAAAAATATAACCCTGGTTGATTCTCCGCTTTTAAAGGAAGTCTGGAAAGACAGAGGAACACCATCAAAAAACCCGATTTTTGTGCACCCTGTTGAAAGAGCAGGAAAATCTGTTGTAGATAAAATCGCAGCGATCCGTCAGAAAATGGTAGAGCTGGAATCAACGGTTCATATCATATCAAGCCTAGATGATGTTGCATGGACATTGAATTTGAGAGGAAGTGATGTTGAAAGCAATCCTGTATTTTTGGGATATATTGTCATTACAAAAAATGATGCAAAGCTTTTTACCGATCTTGAAAAACTTGAAGTAGAAGCCAGAAAACAAATGGATGAAGCTTGGGTAAAAATGATGCCTTATGAAGAGTTTTACAATTGCTTAAAAGAATTTAAAAACGAAAAAGTTTTAGTTTCTCCGAACAGCAATCAGTCGATTTTTGAAGCTTTAAAAGATAATAATCAATTCATCAAAGCTCCGGTGCCTGGGAATTTAATGAAAGCTCAAAAAAACGAAACCGAATTGGAAGGTTTCCGAAAAGTAATGGTGAGAGACGGCGTTGCTATGGTAAAATTCCTATACTGGCTAACTCACAATGCAGGAAAAGAAACTATGAACGAATATTCTATCGGTGAAAAACTGAGAGGTTTCCGTGCAGAAGGAGAAAATTTTGTTGGAGAAAGTTTCGGAAGCATTGTAGGATATAAAGATAACGGTGCAATTATGCATTATTCTGCGAAAAGTGAAGGCAGCAAAGAGGTGACGAATGATGCCAGTATTTTGATAGATTCTGGCGGTCAGTATCTTGAAGGAACTACAGATATTACAAGAACTTTGGCTTTAGGAGCAGTTTCTGATGAATTTAAAAGAAATTCTACATTGGTTTTACAGGGGTTAATTCGTTTATCAATGGTAAAATTCCCGAAAGGAACGAGAGGTGTTCAATTAGATGCAATTGCCCGACTTCCTTTATGGATGGAAGGAAAAGATTACAACCACGGAACCGGTCACGGTGTGGGAAGCTTTATGAATGTTCATGAAGGTCCGCAAAATATCAGAAAAGATATGAATCCGCAGGAGCTTTTGGTAGGTATGGTCTGCTCAAACGAGCCTGGTTATTATTTAGAAGGAGAGTACGGAATCCGCCACGAAAATTTAATTGCTGTAAAAGAATCGGAAACAACAATTCACGGTACTTTTTATGAATTTGAAACTTTGACGTTCTGTCCGTTTTTTAAAGATACTATCGCAAAAGAAATCCTTTCAGAAGGGGAAATCAGTTGGCTGAACAGTTATCATAAAGCTTGTGAAGAAAAAATAGGTCCATATCTGGAAGGAGAAGTAAAAGAATGGTTCTCGGAGCTTGTAAGTCCGATTTAA
- a CDS encoding MBL fold metallo-hydrolase, with amino-acid sequence MEIQAQSFKTIETKNLKLQVYNASENAFGVASVIVSGKTDAVLIDAQFTLADAEKVAQEIKNSGKKLTVIYVSHTDPDFYFGLEVFKKYFPEVTVYASPATVESIKATAQKKLDVWGGRLGKAITSNVVLPQVLKGNSIELEGHKLEIVGLEEFPSKTFVWIPSIKAVVGGINVFGTTFNLWMADAQTPDARKNWITVLDKIAALNPEIVIPAHANSNSPFDISAVKHTKSYIQFYEEALKTNKTSDELIEAINTKYPALTFETALQIGAKVNTGEMKW; translated from the coding sequence ATGGAAATACAAGCACAAAGTTTCAAGACCATTGAAACCAAAAATCTGAAACTTCAGGTTTACAACGCATCAGAAAATGCTTTTGGTGTAGCATCGGTAATAGTATCAGGAAAAACAGATGCCGTATTGATTGATGCACAATTTACCTTAGCAGATGCTGAAAAAGTAGCACAGGAAATTAAGAATTCAGGAAAAAAATTAACGGTAATTTATGTTTCGCATACCGATCCGGATTTCTATTTTGGACTGGAAGTATTTAAAAAATATTTCCCGGAAGTTACCGTTTATGCGTCTCCTGCAACTGTAGAATCAATTAAAGCAACGGCTCAGAAAAAATTAGATGTTTGGGGCGGAAGATTGGGGAAAGCTATAACATCGAATGTAGTATTGCCACAAGTTTTAAAAGGAAACAGCATTGAACTGGAAGGTCATAAATTAGAGATTGTAGGATTGGAAGAATTTCCGTCTAAAACTTTTGTATGGATACCGTCGATAAAAGCCGTTGTTGGAGGAATTAATGTTTTTGGAACTACTTTTAACCTTTGGATGGCAGATGCACAGACTCCTGATGCCCGCAAAAACTGGATCACTGTTTTAGACAAAATAGCGGCCTTAAATCCTGAAATTGTAATTCCGGCGCATGCCAATTCTAATTCGCCGTTCGATATTTCTGCAGTAAAACATACCAAGAGCTATATCCAATTTTATGAAGAAGCCTTGAAAACTAATAAGACTTCAGATGAATTGATTGAAGCAATCAACACAAAATATCCGGCTTTAACTTTTGAAACTGCATTACAAATCGGTGCAAAAGTAAATACCGGTGAAATGAAATGGTAA
- a CDS encoding helix-turn-helix domain-containing protein: MNHFSKISNFTQIIGIKPPEHPLFCISHGTKFSCNKSDDIEFTADFYIIGLKKLESGSILYGKTKYDHDLGKMSFIKPRQIVAFKNIRLEEDCFLVLVHEDFLSGHSLHHDIKKYSFFEYEVNEALHLSPSEEETIWSLAKIMEKEYYNNVDDYSKSIILSHLDTMLKYSQRFYKRQFIEREDLRGATFTKFNDLLSQYFENKDSDTGLPTVSYMAEKLNLSSRYLTDLLKQETGKTALELIHLYLISEAKNLLKEGKMNISEISVSLGFENATYFSRLFKKEVGITPNIFREQNLN; this comes from the coding sequence ATGAATCATTTCAGCAAGATCAGTAATTTTACGCAAATCATCGGTATCAAACCACCGGAACACCCTTTGTTTTGTATTTCACACGGAACCAAATTTAGCTGTAATAAAAGTGATGATATCGAATTTACCGCTGATTTTTATATTATCGGTTTAAAAAAACTTGAATCGGGAAGCATATTGTACGGAAAAACAAAATACGATCATGACCTGGGCAAAATGTCGTTTATCAAACCTCGCCAGATCGTTGCATTTAAAAATATCCGCCTTGAAGAAGACTGTTTTCTTGTACTTGTGCATGAAGATTTTCTTTCCGGCCATAGTTTGCACCACGATATAAAAAAGTACAGTTTCTTTGAATATGAAGTGAATGAAGCGCTGCATCTCTCCCCCAGTGAAGAAGAAACCATCTGGAGCCTTGCGAAAATAATGGAGAAAGAATACTATAATAATGTGGACGATTACAGCAAAAGCATTATCCTCAGCCATTTGGACACCATGCTGAAATACTCGCAGAGATTTTACAAAAGACAATTTATTGAAAGAGAAGATCTGAGAGGAGCCACATTTACCAAATTCAATGATCTGCTGTCACAGTATTTTGAAAATAAAGACAGTGATACAGGGCTTCCCACAGTCAGTTATATGGCCGAAAAACTGAATCTCTCCTCACGGTATTTAACAGATTTACTTAAACAGGAAACAGGAAAAACAGCTTTGGAACTTATCCATCTTTATCTCATTTCAGAAGCTAAAAATTTATTGAAAGAAGGAAAGATGAATATCTCTGAAATATCTGTTTCATTAGGATTCGAAAATGCAACATATTTCTCCCGTCTCTTTAAGAAAGAAGTTGGCATTACACCCAATATTTTCAGAGAGCAAAATTTGAATTAA
- a CDS encoding nuclear transport factor 2 family protein, producing MTNLEIVKSTYEGKTSEENGENLAKYVAKDISWKEAKGFPYAGTYVGLENITKNVFSRLGSEWIDYKFTPEDYVAADDKIVAYGTYSGIYKLTGKPFQARVAHIWKLKDGKILSFEQFVDSQVVNDAMRQ from the coding sequence ATGACAAACCTGGAAATTGTTAAAAGTACATATGAAGGAAAAACTTCGGAAGAAAATGGAGAAAATTTAGCTAAATATGTTGCTAAAGATATTTCGTGGAAAGAAGCCAAAGGTTTCCCTTACGCTGGAACTTATGTGGGATTGGAAAATATAACTAAAAATGTATTTAGCCGATTGGGAAGCGAATGGATCGATTATAAATTCACACCGGAGGATTATGTTGCCGCTGATGATAAAATTGTTGCTTACGGTACATATAGTGGTATTTACAAGTTAACAGGTAAGCCCTTCCAGGCAAGGGTTGCTCACATTTGGAAACTGAAAGACGGTAAAATTCTCAGTTTTGAACAGTTTGTAGATAGTCAAGTCGTAAATGATGCAATGAGACAGTAA
- a CDS encoding DNA topoisomerase IB: protein MENSDLDLISHLKPSKIVKIMKDPVASAKAVHLIYTSDAETAGITRKKTGKKYSYYKDGEKIKDKDEISRINKLVIPPAWENVWICALDNGHLQATGFDLKKRKQYRYHPLWSALRNHTKFYRMLQFGYALPEIRLQLEKDLALRNFEKRKILALIVSLMQRTNIRIGNSIYEKLYGSFGLTTLKGKHVKVQGQKINFSFKGKKGIMHDVDLKSKRLAKLITKCKEIPGKELFQFYDDEGNRHHVDSGMVNDYIKELSGEDFTAKDFRTWSGTVNALIAFKEIGYAETHTQYKKKVKEALEMVASHLGNTSTVCRKYYVHPLVINLYENNSIKKYLDELEQIEENDGKAGLTHEEKLVLKILENEKI from the coding sequence ATGGAAAATTCAGACTTAGACCTCATTTCCCATCTGAAGCCTTCAAAGATTGTAAAAATTATGAAAGATCCGGTAGCATCTGCAAAGGCGGTACATCTTATATATACCTCCGATGCAGAAACGGCCGGTATCACCCGCAAAAAGACCGGAAAAAAGTATTCTTACTATAAAGACGGCGAAAAAATCAAAGACAAAGACGAAATCTCAAGAATCAACAAGCTGGTAATACCTCCTGCTTGGGAAAACGTATGGATTTGTGCCTTGGATAACGGTCATCTTCAGGCAACAGGTTTTGATCTTAAAAAGAGAAAGCAGTATCGTTATCATCCTCTGTGGAGTGCATTGAGAAATCACACAAAATTCTATAGAATGCTTCAGTTTGGGTATGCTTTACCGGAAATCCGCCTTCAGCTTGAGAAAGATTTAGCTTTAAGAAATTTTGAAAAACGAAAAATCCTTGCATTGATTGTAAGTCTTATGCAACGTACAAACATCAGAATAGGAAACAGTATTTACGAAAAACTATATGGCTCTTTTGGCTTAACAACCTTAAAAGGTAAACACGTAAAAGTTCAGGGGCAAAAAATTAATTTCTCTTTTAAGGGTAAAAAAGGAATCATGCATGATGTGGATCTTAAAAGTAAAAGACTGGCAAAATTAATTACAAAATGTAAAGAAATTCCGGGGAAAGAACTTTTTCAGTTTTATGACGATGAAGGAAATCGACATCATGTAGATTCCGGAATGGTAAACGATTATATTAAAGAATTAAGCGGTGAAGATTTTACTGCAAAAGATTTTAGAACCTGGTCGGGAACCGTCAACGCTCTGATTGCTTTTAAAGAAATCGGTTATGCCGAAACTCATACTCAGTACAAGAAAAAAGTAAAAGAAGCGCTGGAAATGGTTGCATCGCATCTTGGAAATACAAGTACCGTCTGCCGAAAATATTATGTTCATCCTTTGGTTATTAATTTATACGAAAATAACAGCATCAAAAAATACCTTGATGAATTAGAACAAATTGAGGAAAACGATGGCAAAGCAGGATTAACGCATGAAGAAAAGCTTGTGCTGAAAATTCTTGAAAACGAAAAGATCTAA
- a CDS encoding DUF6526 family protein translates to MPHKSIILKNIKFWKDSCSIASMESQNYKNHRKFYAPHHFIYLPLLILLEVFGIWKSFNDEHNQLIWILFSIVIFLIFYLAIMVRQHYALGIQDRLVRLEFKQRYFEIFNLRSDEVEEKLKFSQMAALRFAYDDEFKILLEKALKENISGDEIKKSITRWRADLHRI, encoded by the coding sequence ATGCCACATAAATCAATTATTCTTAAAAATATAAAGTTTTGGAAAGATTCTTGCAGTATAGCTTCCATGGAAAGTCAGAATTATAAAAATCACAGGAAATTTTATGCACCTCATCATTTTATTTACCTTCCATTATTAATTCTGCTGGAAGTTTTCGGGATCTGGAAAAGTTTTAATGATGAACATAATCAACTGATATGGATTTTATTTTCAATTGTTATTTTTCTGATTTTCTACTTGGCAATTATGGTTCGGCAACATTATGCGTTGGGAATTCAGGATCGTTTAGTAAGACTTGAATTTAAGCAGAGATATTTTGAGATTTTCAATCTAAGATCAGATGAAGTAGAGGAAAAGCTTAAATTCAGCCAAATGGCAGCCTTGAGGTTTGCTTACGACGATGAATTTAAAATTCTTTTGGAAAAAGCATTAAAAGAAAACATTTCAGGAGATGAAATAAAAAAGTCGATAACAAGATGGAGAGCCGACCTTCACAGAATTTAG